The window AAAAGAGAAGAATCGTGCGACTCTTCTCTTAATTATTTGGAAAATATTAATGATTAGTTGATTAACCGATTATTATTTTTTCTGTAGGGTATAAGAATGCTTTGTCTTGTTTTTCTTTTGGTAAGAACATCATCAGTGTATATAACATTCCAACACGACCAACAAACATTAAGATACCAATAACAATTTTACCAAATAACGTTAAGTCATCAGTGATTCCTAATGATAAGCCAGTTGTTCCAAATGCGGAAGTGACTTCTACAATAATCGCTATCAACGAGTGAGATTCCGTTGCAGAAAGAACAATAACAGCTAAAAAGCACATAGTTAATGATAAATTAAATACCACGACAGATTTTTTTATGTCTTCACTTGAAATACGACGACCAAAAATATTAACGTTTTCTTCACTCTTAATGAAAGACATCATGTATAAGAAAAGAATGGCAACGGTTGTCGTACGAACGCCACCTCCAACTGAACTAGGACTACAACCTATGAACATTAAAATAGAAAATAATAATAATGTAGCTGGCTGGAATTCATTTAAGTCATGCATTTGTAAACCAGCATTTCGAGTGGTAACAGAGTAGAACATAGCGTTCAACCATCGTTGACCTTCGCTCATATCAGCAAATAAATGTTGTCTTTCTAAGAAGTAAATCATAATGGTACCACCAATGAGCAACGTGATGAAGGTAAACATCGCTATTTTGGCAAATAGTGAGAACCTAAAAGGTAACTTTCGATGTTGTTTCTTGTAAAAAATACGTTCTCGTATTTCCATAATGACAGGGAACCCTATACCACCAATCATGATTAAAAACATTGTACAAAATAGAAAGAAAGTATCCTGTTTATACGGAATGATGGATGCCCCTGTGACATCAAACCCTGAGTTAGTTGCGGCTGAAATCGATTGATAGAAGCCAAAGAAAATCGACTCTTTTATCGTTGCATGTGATTCGTTAAAATAAAAATGAATAGAAAAAATAATACCAAAAAATAGTTGTACTTTAATTAAAAATGACATGCTGATACGAATCAATTTAACAATTCCACTTAACTTAGGTTGATTCATATCGGTCATAATGAGTTGACGTTGGGTTAAACTGATTTTCTTTTTAGAAAATATGAAGAAAAAGGTCAATATCATCATAATACCTAAGCCGCCTATTTGAAAAAGAATTTCTAGTAAGATGATACCTCGGTAATTAAAGACCTCATTAATGTTATAGGTGGACAATCCTGTTACACTCACAGTGCTCAACGCCATAAAAAAGTCATCAAATGACGACGTATGAACACCAGGATTTCTAAACCACGGCATTTTCAGTAAGAAAAATGCGAGGATCGTAAATCCTAAGTAGTAGATGACAATTTTTTGAATACTCGTTACATTGTTAGCGATAAAGCGGTCAAATTGCCGTTTAATTAAATAGATGTATTTATTTATCATAAGCTCGTTCCTTTATATAGTAATTGAGCATTCATTTTTCTAAGGTATATCTGAATAATGAATGTTATCTGACTCATTAGCATGGTATCACATTATAAGGGTTAATTTCTAGTTTAACAATTACTAAGAAGTTGATTTTGTGAGTTTTCCATAGTGGAGAAAGTATGATAGAATTGTAGAGAATATACTGATAAAGAGGTTGAGAATATGTCAGAACAAAAAAAATGTCCAAATTGTGGTCAAATTTATGCGATAGATACCGATTTTTGCCCCAAATGTGACTTATATGGGGGGAGTAATCGTCAATTTCATCACGGACCTAGTCAACGCGAAAAAATGATTGTCCGTCGAGAAGAAATGGAAAAAGATGCTCAAATTCGTCTTAAATTAAAAACTATTTACGAAA is drawn from Vagococcus xieshaowenii and contains these coding sequences:
- a CDS encoding TrkH family potassium uptake protein codes for the protein MINKYIYLIKRQFDRFIANNVTSIQKIVIYYLGFTILAFFLLKMPWFRNPGVHTSSFDDFFMALSTVSVTGLSTYNINEVFNYRGIILLEILFQIGGLGIMMILTFFFIFSKKKISLTQRQLIMTDMNQPKLSGIVKLIRISMSFLIKVQLFFGIIFSIHFYFNESHATIKESIFFGFYQSISAATNSGFDVTGASIIPYKQDTFFLFCTMFLIMIGGIGFPVIMEIRERIFYKKQHRKLPFRFSLFAKIAMFTFITLLIGGTIMIYFLERQHLFADMSEGQRWLNAMFYSVTTRNAGLQMHDLNEFQPATLLLFSILMFIGCSPSSVGGGVRTTTVAILFLYMMSFIKSEENVNIFGRRISSEDIKKSVVVFNLSLTMCFLAVIVLSATESHSLIAIIVEVTSAFGTTGLSLGITDDLTLFGKIVIGILMFVGRVGMLYTLMMFLPKEKQDKAFLYPTEKIIIG